A single genomic interval of Malania oleifera isolate guangnan ecotype guangnan chromosome 11, ASM2987363v1, whole genome shotgun sequence harbors:
- the LOC131167909 gene encoding cell division cycle protein 48 homolog produces MSNQPESSDSKGTKRDFSTAILERKKAANRLVVDEAINDDNSVVSLHPDTMEKLQLFRGDTILIKGKKRKDTICIALADDTCDEPKIRMNKVVRSNLRVRLGDVVSVHQCADVKYGQRVHILPVDDTVEGVTGNLFDAYLKPYFLEAYRPVRKGDLFLVRGGMRSVEFKVIETDPPEYCVVAPDTEIFCEGEPVRREDEDRLDEVGYDDVGGVRKQMAQIRELVELPLRHPQLFKSIGVKPPKGILLYGPPGSGKTLIARAVANETGAFFFCINGPEIMSKLAGESESNLRKAFEEAEKNAPSIIFIDEIDSIAPKREKTHGEVERRIVSQLLTLMDGLKSRAHVIVIGATNRPNSIDPALRRFGRFDREIDIGVPDEVGRLEVLRIHTKNMKLSEDVDLERIAKDTHGYVGADLAALCTEAALQCIREKMDVIDLEDESIDAEILNSMAVTDEHFKTALGTSNPSALRETVVEVPNVSWEDIGGLENVKRELQETVQYPVEHPEKFEKFGMSPSKGVLFYGPPGCGKTLLAKAIANECQANFISVKGPELLTMWFGESEANVREIFDKARQSAPCVLFFDELDSIATQRGSSVGDAGGAADRVLNQLLTEMDGMSAKKTVFIIGATNRPDIIDPALLRPGRLDQLIYIPLPDEDSRHQIFKACLRKSPVSKDVDLRALAKYTQGFSGADITEICQRGCKYAIRENIEKDIERERRRRDNPEAMEEDVEDEVAEIKAAHFEESMKYARRSVSDADIRKYQAFAQTLQQSRGFGTEFRFPETSAAAPASDAFAAAGGADDDDLYS; encoded by the exons ATGAGTAACCAACCTGAATCATCGGACTC CAAGGGAACGAAGAGGGATTTCAGTACTGCGATTCTGGAGCGCAAGAAGGCTGCGAATCGGCTTGTCGTCGATGAGGCGATCAACGATGACAACTCTGTGGTCTCGCTCCACCCGGATACCATGGAGAAGCTCCAGCTCTTTCGCGGTGATACGATCTTGATCAAG GGAAAGAAGAGGAAGGACACAATCTGCATTGCCCTTGCTGATGATACATGTGATGAACCAAAGATTAGAATGAACAAAGTTGTCAGGTCAAATCTGAGGGTTAGGCTTGGAGATGTGGTCTCTGTACATCAGTGTGCTGATGTAAAATATGGACAGCGTGTGCACATACTTCCAGTGGATGACACAGTTGAAGGGGTTACTGGGAATCTCTTTGATGCATACTTGAAAC CTTATTTTCTGGAGGCATACCGACCAGTGAGAAAAGGTGATCTCTTCCTTGTGAGAGGAGGAATGAGAAGTGTGGAATTCAAGGTTATCGAGACTGATCCCCCTGAGTACTGTGTGGTTGCACCAGACACTGAGATCTTCTGTGAGGGTGAGCCTGTGAGGAGGGAGGATGAAGATAGATTAGATGAGGTTGGTTATGATGATGTTGGTGGTGTTCGAAAACAGATGGCTCAGATTCGGGAGTTAGTTGAGCTGCCACTTAGGCATCCACAGCTTTTTAAATCAATTGGGGTAAAACCACCAAAAGGGATTCTGCTGTATGGACCTCCTGGGTCTGGAAAGACCTTAATTGCCCGGGCTGTTGCTAATGAAACTGGAGCTTTCTTCTTCTGTATTAATGGGCCAGAGATCATGTCAAAATTGGCTGGAGAGAGTGAGAGCAACCTCAGGAAAGCATTTGAGGAAGCAGAGAAAAATGCTCCTTCCATTATCTTTATTGATGAGATTGACTCTATAGCTCCTAAGCGAGAGAAGACACATGGAGAGGTGGAGAGGCGGATAGTTTCCCAGCTCTTAACTCTTATGGATGGGCTTAAATCTCGTGCCCATGTTATTGTTATTGGTGCTACAAATCGTCCTAACAGCATTGACCCTGCTCTGAGAAGATTTGGAAGATTTGATAGGGAAATTGATATTGGTGTTCCAGATGAAGTTGGGCGTCTTGAGGTTCTCCGTATCCATACAAAGAACATGAAGCTCTCTGAAGAT GTTGATTTAGAAAGAATTGCCAAGGACACGCATGGTTATGTTGGTGCAGATTTGGCAGCTCTGTGCACTGAAGCTGCACTTCAATGTATCAGAGAGAAGATGGATGTGATAGACTTGGAAGATGAGTCCATAGATGCAGAGATTCTCAACTCTATGGCTGTTACTGATGAGCACTTTAAGACTGCTCTTGGAACAAGCAATCCATCTGCTTTGCGTGAGACT GTTGTTGAAGTGCCCAATGTCAGCTGGGAGGATATTGGTGGTCTTGAAAATGTCAAGAGGGAGCTTCAAGAG ACGGTTCAATATCCTGTGGAGCATCCTGAGAAATTTGAGAAGTTTGGTATGTCTCCCTCAAAGGGAGTTCTCTTCTATGGTCCCCCAGGATGTGGGAAAACTTTGCTGGCCAAGGCTATTGCCAATGAATGCCAGGCAAACTTCATCAGTGTCAAGGGTCCTGAATTGCTTACTATGTGGTTTGGAGAGAGTGAAGCTAATGTACGAGAAATTTTTGACAAGGCTCGCCAATCAGCTCCATGTGTCCTTTTCTTTGATGAGCTCGACTCAATTGCAACTCAG AGAGGAAGCAGTGTTGGAGATGCTGGTGGTGCTGCTGATAGGGTTTTAAACCAGCTGCTTACAGAAATGGATGGAATGTCTGCAAAGAAAACTGTTTTCATTATTGGGGCCACTAATAGACCAGATATCATTGATCCTGCACTCTTACGGCCAGGTCGTCTTGATCAGTTGATTTATATCCCTCTACCTGATGAGGACTCTCGCCATCAGATATTCAAGGCCTGCCTCAGAAAATCTCCTGTTTCTAAAGATGTGGATTTGAGAGCCCTCGCGAAGTACACTCAAGGTTTCAGTGGTGCTGATATTACAGAAATTTGCCAGCGGGGATGCAAATATGCAATAAGAGAGAACATTGAGAAA GATATTGAGAGGGAGAGGAGGAGACGGGACAACCCGGAGGCAATGGAGGAGGATGTCGAGGATGAAGTGGCGGAAATCAAGGCTGCTCATTTTGAAGAATCCATGAAGTACGCTCGGAGGAGTGTGAGCGACGCTGATATCCGTAAATACCAGGCATTTGCTCAGACCTTGCAGCAGTCTAGAGGGTTTGGAACCGAGTTCCGATTTCCCGAGACTAGTGCAGCAGCACCTGCATCCGACGCTTTTGCCGCAGCTGGTGGTGCTGATGACGATGATCTCTATAGTTAG